In one window of Arthrobacter pascens DNA:
- a CDS encoding DoxX family protein — MSFVRTLARPMLASSFVLAGLDKLKNADDTARQLSPLLRKATASLPFRTDDKTLARVIGGTQVGAGVLFGLGKFSRLSATLLTVISALNTFVEWRSADISSKEGRDARRSQLLKNLSLSGGVLLASVDTAGKPGLAWRAEHFAADAKKGASHLAADARKTTGKKLHKADKAVRRAVEQATGA, encoded by the coding sequence ATGTCCTTTGTCCGCACGCTCGCCCGGCCCATGCTGGCATCCAGTTTCGTCCTCGCCGGTCTCGACAAGCTCAAGAACGCAGATGACACAGCCCGGCAACTCTCGCCCCTCCTGCGCAAGGCAACCGCTTCGCTACCCTTCCGCACCGATGACAAGACACTGGCAAGGGTTATTGGCGGAACGCAGGTGGGCGCAGGAGTGCTGTTCGGCCTGGGCAAATTCAGCCGTCTCTCGGCAACACTGCTCACTGTTATTTCGGCACTCAACACTTTTGTCGAATGGCGCAGCGCCGACATCAGCAGCAAGGAGGGCCGCGATGCCCGCCGCAGCCAGCTCCTGAAGAACCTGTCCCTCAGCGGCGGCGTCCTGCTCGCCTCCGTGGATACCGCAGGGAAGCCAGGCCTTGCATGGCGCGCCGAGCACTTTGCCGCCGATGCGAAGAAAGGCGCTTCCCACCTTGCCGCCGACGCACGAAAGACGACCGGCAAGAAGCTCCACAAGGCGGACAAGGCAGTACGCCGCGCCGTGGAGCAGGCGACGGGGGCATAG
- a CDS encoding aminotransferase class V-fold PLP-dependent enzyme, producing the protein MAAPVHTTSPATLFSERNAIAGRPLSAVTGAEIQAPLIQGGHVRYANLDYGASAPALSVVSAYLNEILPFYASVHRGAGYASQISTSVYENARNIVRDFVGGRPDDSVVFTRNTTDSLNLLAGCLPSTDGRPNGDVLYLDIEHHANLLPWQGLPHRSVVAADTIAGTIEALRAELEQGGVSLLAVTGASNVTGEILPIRALATLAHEHGARIVVDAAQLAPHRRISISTDDVDYLAFSGHKLYAPFGAGVLVGRPDWLDLGTPHLAGGGAVREARLDGVSWTTGPARHEGGSPNVLGAATLARATQVIAALDQDRWHAHESAIRSFLVEGLQRIEGVTVHQIFKDTDPETDTIGVVNFSVAGYDAGLVAAYLSAEHGVGLRDGRFCAHPLLKRLGLPSGSLRASFGVGSRLEDAQRLLAGIEELRRTGLGWDYVVDSSRWVPANDTRTYPEWAPNTPGTAGAAPCIED; encoded by the coding sequence ATCGCCGCCCCCGTACACACCACCAGCCCGGCCACGCTGTTCAGTGAACGCAATGCCATTGCGGGCCGTCCGCTGTCCGCCGTCACCGGTGCCGAGATTCAGGCGCCCCTGATCCAAGGCGGGCACGTCCGGTACGCCAACCTTGACTATGGCGCGTCCGCTCCTGCCCTCTCCGTTGTGTCGGCCTATCTCAATGAGATCCTGCCGTTCTACGCCAGCGTCCATCGTGGTGCCGGCTACGCATCGCAGATCAGCACGTCCGTCTATGAGAACGCACGCAACATCGTCCGTGACTTTGTGGGTGGCCGCCCTGATGACTCAGTTGTCTTTACCCGCAACACCACCGATTCGCTGAACCTGCTGGCCGGCTGTCTTCCGAGTACTGACGGACGTCCGAACGGCGACGTGCTTTATCTGGACATCGAGCATCACGCCAACCTTCTGCCGTGGCAGGGCCTGCCGCACCGCAGTGTAGTGGCCGCCGACACCATCGCCGGCACCATCGAGGCACTCCGGGCGGAACTGGAGCAGGGCGGCGTAAGCCTGCTGGCCGTCACCGGTGCGTCCAATGTAACCGGTGAGATCCTGCCCATCCGGGCCCTTGCAACGCTGGCGCACGAACACGGTGCCCGGATCGTGGTGGACGCCGCCCAGCTGGCGCCGCACCGGCGCATCAGCATCAGCACCGACGACGTCGACTACCTCGCCTTCTCCGGTCACAAGCTTTATGCGCCCTTCGGCGCGGGCGTCCTGGTGGGCAGGCCTGACTGGCTCGATCTCGGAACCCCTCACCTCGCCGGCGGCGGAGCCGTCCGTGAAGCCAGGCTCGACGGCGTCAGCTGGACCACAGGGCCGGCTCGCCACGAGGGCGGCTCACCCAACGTCCTTGGTGCTGCCACCCTGGCCCGCGCCACCCAGGTGATCGCTGCTTTGGATCAGGACCGCTGGCACGCCCATGAGTCGGCCATCAGGTCTTTCCTGGTGGAGGGACTCCAGAGGATCGAGGGCGTTACCGTACATCAGATCTTCAAGGACACGGATCCCGAAACGGACACCATCGGGGTCGTGAACTTCTCCGTAGCCGGTTACGATGCCGGCCTGGTGGCCGCATACCTGTCTGCCGAACATGGGGTAGGCCTGCGCGACGGACGCTTCTGCGCGCACCCGCTGCTCAAGCGCCTTGGCCTTCCCTCCGGTTCCCTGCGCGCCAGCTTCGGCGTGGGTTCACGGCTGGAAGACGCCCAGCGTCTGCTGGCCGGCATCGAGGAACTCCGCCGTACGGGCCTGGGATGGGATTACGTCGTGGACTCCAGCCGGTGGGTTCCGGCGAACGATACCCGGACCTACCCGGAGTGGGCACCCAACACCCCCGGAACCGCGGGCGCTGCGCCCTGCATCGAGGACTGA
- a CDS encoding PadR family transcriptional regulator, which yields MPPVFAHGALRLYLLALLESGPKHGYELIKALNERFGGTYSPSAGTIYPRLGKLEEEGLVATESAGRRTNYRITAAGLAELNGRRDELAGVENDISQSVRRLADNLREDIRSNMRGLRADLAATAEAARSTARAANLTARGPSQEGHRMLKEAEMLLQAFRDDLRVELRLQASKEPLSPVALETVRTVLNQARISIRNSLHS from the coding sequence ATGCCTCCTGTCTTCGCGCACGGGGCCCTGCGGCTGTATCTGCTGGCCCTCCTCGAGTCCGGTCCGAAGCATGGATACGAGCTCATCAAGGCGCTGAATGAACGTTTCGGCGGCACATACTCTCCCAGCGCCGGCACCATATACCCGCGGCTGGGGAAGCTGGAGGAAGAAGGGCTGGTCGCCACTGAGTCGGCCGGACGGCGCACCAACTACCGAATCACAGCGGCCGGTCTCGCCGAACTGAACGGCCGCCGGGATGAGCTGGCCGGCGTCGAGAACGATATCTCGCAGTCTGTGCGCCGGCTTGCTGACAATCTCCGCGAGGATATCCGCAGCAACATGCGCGGACTGCGGGCCGACCTCGCTGCGACGGCCGAAGCCGCACGTTCCACAGCGCGGGCCGCCAATCTCACGGCGAGGGGACCGTCGCAGGAAGGGCACCGGATGCTCAAGGAGGCGGAGATGCTGCTCCAGGCGTTCCGCGACGATCTGCGCGTGGAGCTGCGCCTTCAGGCGAGCAAGGAACCGCTAAGCCCCGTGGCGCTGGAAACCGTCAGGACGGTTTTGAACCAGGCCCGCATCTCGATCAGGAACTCGCTGCACAGTTAA
- the rsgA gene encoding ribosome small subunit-dependent GTPase A, whose amino-acid sequence MARSTDSWDESDVRIRPSKKGSRPRTKDRPSHDDAVTGRIITVDRGRYTAVVGEDSGEERVIIAARARELRRSPVVAGDFVSLVGDVSGDPNTLARLVKIQDRKTLLRRSADDTDPVERAVVANADQLVVVVAAANPEPRTGFIDRALVAAYDAGIEPLLLVTKADVKDPADLLSNYEHLDFPVIISRTADSEASGIDARSDDGLSARLDIDAVSQLRAHLDGKVTVMLGHSGVGKSTMVNALTGAERATGGVNAVTGRGRHTSSSALALKLTDAPAGSWIIDTPGIRSFGLAHVDPDRILRSFPDLEPGTDACERGCKHTAAAVNCGLDAWVADGQAGPTGPARLASLRRLLGTDPRLEGQETKELGSIS is encoded by the coding sequence TTGGCCCGCAGCACTGATTCCTGGGACGAGTCCGATGTCCGGATCCGTCCGAGCAAAAAGGGCTCGCGTCCTCGCACCAAGGACAGGCCCAGCCATGACGACGCCGTGACCGGGCGCATCATCACGGTGGACCGCGGCCGCTACACGGCTGTGGTTGGTGAGGATTCGGGCGAGGAACGTGTCATCATCGCTGCGAGGGCACGTGAACTGCGCCGCTCCCCGGTGGTGGCCGGCGATTTCGTTTCCCTGGTGGGAGATGTTTCCGGCGACCCGAACACGCTCGCCCGCCTGGTCAAGATCCAGGACCGTAAAACACTGCTGCGCCGCAGCGCGGACGACACCGATCCGGTAGAGCGGGCGGTGGTGGCCAACGCGGACCAGCTCGTGGTGGTCGTGGCAGCCGCGAATCCGGAGCCACGCACCGGGTTCATCGACCGGGCCCTGGTGGCAGCTTACGACGCCGGGATCGAGCCGCTGCTGCTGGTCACCAAGGCGGACGTCAAGGATCCTGCGGACCTGTTGTCCAATTATGAGCACCTTGATTTCCCGGTAATCATCAGCAGGACAGCGGATTCAGAGGCCTCCGGCATCGACGCCCGCTCCGACGACGGCCTCTCCGCCCGCCTCGACATAGATGCCGTTTCGCAGCTCCGCGCCCACCTCGACGGCAAGGTCACAGTCATGCTGGGGCACTCCGGCGTCGGCAAGTCCACCATGGTCAACGCCCTGACCGGGGCTGAACGCGCGACGGGCGGCGTCAATGCGGTGACCGGGCGGGGGCGTCACACCTCGTCGTCGGCTCTGGCCCTCAAGCTGACTGACGCGCCGGCAGGAAGCTGGATCATCGACACACCCGGCATCCGTTCCTTCGGCCTGGCCCATGTTGACCCGGACCGGATCCTGCGTTCCTTTCCTGATCTGGAGCCCGGCACGGATGCCTGCGAACGTGGCTGCAAGCACACCGCGGCCGCGGTGAACTGCGGGTTGGATGCCTGGGTGGCTGACGGCCAGGCCGGTCCAACCGGACCAGCCCGGCTTGCGTCGCTGCGGCGCCTCCTTGGCACTGATCCGCGATTGGAAGGCCAGGAAACCAAGGAACTGGGCAGCATCAGCTAG
- a CDS encoding DUF4097 family beta strand repeat-containing protein yields the protein MTERSWTVSSPQTIDIDGIRSLKLGMVRGRFDVITHSEAVARVEISDVQGDPVSVSVVAGRLEIRHQLHGPQGWFKNLMETVNHGGNNSAVITIALPAGVEVEAGTVSGDGLVSGISGHTRLSTVSGSVIADSTAGDLHVKTISGEVIVRNHDGVLTAKSVSGEVTASGRFSNIRANTVSGDMSFDLLGFTHDFGANSVSGDLTIRLPHDVGVDIVAKSAGGTVVIDDQRYAQPGGKVETIAGPDGKLMLVRTNSVSGKTSIFHSQPARSHEGKNGDAGNPEAGQ from the coding sequence ATGACGGAGCGCAGCTGGACCGTGTCCTCACCGCAAACCATCGACATTGACGGCATCAGGTCGCTGAAACTGGGAATGGTGCGCGGAAGGTTCGATGTCATCACCCACTCCGAGGCTGTTGCCCGGGTGGAAATCTCCGACGTCCAGGGAGATCCGGTGTCCGTCAGCGTCGTAGCCGGCAGGCTCGAGATCCGGCATCAGCTCCACGGCCCGCAAGGCTGGTTCAAGAACCTCATGGAGACCGTCAACCACGGCGGCAACAACTCAGCGGTGATCACCATCGCGCTCCCCGCGGGCGTGGAGGTTGAAGCCGGAACGGTGAGTGGCGACGGCCTGGTGTCCGGAATCAGCGGGCACACCCGTCTTAGTACCGTCTCCGGCTCCGTCATCGCAGACAGCACCGCAGGCGACCTCCACGTCAAGACCATCAGTGGTGAAGTGATCGTACGCAACCACGACGGCGTCCTGACCGCCAAGAGCGTCTCCGGCGAGGTCACGGCGTCGGGCCGGTTCAGCAACATCCGCGCCAACACGGTTAGCGGGGACATGAGCTTCGACCTGCTGGGATTCACCCATGACTTCGGCGCTAATTCCGTCTCGGGAGACCTCACCATCCGCCTGCCGCACGACGTCGGCGTGGACATCGTGGCAAAGTCCGCCGGCGGAACGGTGGTGATCGACGACCAACGCTATGCCCAGCCCGGTGGCAAGGTGGAAACCATCGCCGGACCGGACGGCAAGCTGATGCTGGTCCGGACCAACTCGGTGTCGGGCAAAACCTCGATCTTCCACAGTCAGCCCGCGCGGAGCCACGAAGGAAAGAACGGCGACGCCGGCAACCCGGAAGCCGGGCAGTGA
- a CDS encoding 50S ribosomal protein bL37: MSKRARKRRDRKRGGANHGKRPNT, from the coding sequence ATGAGCAAGCGTGCACGTAAACGTCGTGACCGTAAGCGTGGCGGCGCGAACCACGGGAAGCGCCCCAACACCTAA
- the rsrA gene encoding mycothiol system anti-sigma-R factor, whose amino-acid sequence MSECQGLGDCDDARMQRIYEYLDGALTREDITEIKHHLNDCPECTQQYDLECVIRNMVKRSCTEAAPENLKNAILDRIHSIRPVDA is encoded by the coding sequence ATGAGCGAGTGCCAGGGATTGGGCGACTGCGACGACGCACGGATGCAGCGCATCTACGAGTACCTTGACGGGGCCCTGACCCGTGAGGACATCACGGAGATCAAGCACCACCTCAATGATTGCCCTGAGTGCACGCAGCAATACGACCTCGAGTGCGTAATCCGGAATATGGTGAAGCGCTCCTGCACGGAAGCCGCGCCGGAGAACCTGAAGAACGCCATCCTGGACCGCATCCATTCGATCCGGCCTGTTGACGCCTAA
- a CDS encoding GDSL-type esterase/lipase family protein → MEDRKLRIAAVGDELLAGLGDPRALGWLGRVLARTPQDGLTLESYALPCPQEGTEGLASRWLEEAGRRFSDQHENRLVIGLSGRDIEFGLSTARSRLNLANILDSASQNRIEVFVVGPPPTLDPAQNRRLGELNAAFADVTTRRKHAYVDTFSPLLNHEQWRQDLAANTGTPGQSGYGLMAWLVLHRGWFQWLGMDAPE, encoded by the coding sequence GTGGAAGACAGGAAGCTGCGCATCGCAGCTGTTGGAGATGAACTGCTGGCCGGCCTGGGCGATCCCCGGGCGCTCGGCTGGCTGGGCCGCGTCCTGGCGCGCACTCCTCAGGACGGGCTGACCCTGGAAAGCTACGCCTTGCCGTGCCCCCAAGAAGGGACGGAAGGACTCGCCTCCCGTTGGCTGGAGGAAGCCGGCCGCCGCTTCAGTGACCAGCATGAGAACAGGCTGGTCATCGGCCTCTCCGGGCGGGACATAGAATTTGGCCTTTCCACTGCCCGCAGCCGGCTGAACCTCGCCAACATCCTTGACTCCGCTTCCCAGAACCGGATCGAAGTGTTCGTCGTCGGCCCTCCGCCCACTCTCGATCCTGCCCAGAATCGCCGTCTGGGAGAGCTGAACGCCGCTTTTGCCGATGTCACTACCAGGCGCAAGCACGCCTACGTCGATACATTCTCCCCGCTCCTGAACCATGAGCAATGGCGTCAGGATCTGGCTGCCAACACCGGAACGCCAGGCCAGTCCGGCTACGGCCTGATGGCGTGGCTGGTCCTGCACCGGGGCTGGTTCCAGTGGCTTGGGATGGATGCCCCGGAGTAG
- the aroA gene encoding 3-phosphoshikimate 1-carboxyvinyltransferase produces the protein MTGSAATALPESSEAAPHWPAPFATRPVNATITVPGSKSLTNRFLVLAALADGPSRLRAPLHSRDSALMIQALRQLGATITEVPGDGAFGPDLEISPLSHEATPSQARIDCGLAGTVMRFVPPIAALRHGSSVFDGDPHARNRPMGTIIEALRALGVAVAGEDGETPASLPFTVEGTGEVRGGHLVIDASASSQFVSALLLVGARFTEGLRLEHVGKPVPSLDHINMTVTALREVGVSVDDSVPNHWVVAPGPIRGFDQRIEQDLSNAGPFLAAALASGGTVRIPGWPVGTTQVGDQWRSILADMGADVSLADGVLTVTGGPEIKSGDFDETSELAPTVAALCALASGPSRLTGIGHLRGHETDRLAALVTEINRLGGDAEETSDGLVIRPAKLHAGVVHSYADHRMATAGAILGLAVEGVQVQDIATTAKTMPDFPRLWADMLAQGQSADNGAEGSDVGPQH, from the coding sequence ATGACCGGATCCGCCGCAACCGCTTTGCCTGAATCCTCCGAAGCCGCCCCGCACTGGCCGGCACCGTTTGCCACCCGGCCTGTCAATGCCACCATCACCGTTCCCGGTTCGAAATCCCTGACCAACAGGTTCCTGGTTCTTGCGGCACTCGCGGACGGCCCCTCCCGGCTGCGGGCTCCCCTGCATTCCAGGGACTCAGCCTTGATGATCCAGGCCCTCCGCCAGTTGGGGGCCACCATCACCGAGGTGCCCGGAGACGGCGCGTTCGGACCCGACCTTGAGATCTCTCCCCTAAGCCATGAGGCCACTCCGTCACAGGCCCGGATCGACTGCGGCCTCGCCGGAACCGTTATGCGGTTCGTTCCGCCCATCGCTGCGCTGCGCCACGGAAGTAGCGTCTTTGATGGGGATCCCCACGCCCGGAATCGCCCCATGGGAACCATCATCGAGGCACTCAGGGCGCTGGGTGTAGCCGTGGCCGGGGAGGACGGGGAAACGCCTGCATCACTGCCATTCACCGTTGAAGGAACGGGCGAAGTCCGGGGCGGCCACCTGGTGATCGACGCCAGCGCCTCATCGCAGTTCGTCTCCGCCCTGCTGCTGGTGGGAGCCCGGTTTACCGAAGGACTCCGCCTGGAGCATGTCGGTAAGCCGGTCCCAAGCCTTGACCACATCAACATGACAGTCACCGCGCTCCGGGAGGTGGGTGTATCAGTCGATGATTCAGTCCCGAATCATTGGGTGGTGGCCCCGGGACCCATCCGCGGCTTCGATCAGCGTATTGAACAGGATCTGTCCAACGCCGGTCCGTTCCTCGCGGCAGCGCTGGCCTCAGGGGGGACGGTCCGTATTCCCGGCTGGCCCGTCGGGACCACCCAGGTGGGCGACCAGTGGCGCAGCATCCTGGCGGACATGGGCGCGGATGTGAGCCTGGCCGACGGCGTGCTGACGGTTACCGGAGGGCCCGAGATCAAGAGCGGCGACTTCGATGAAACCAGTGAGCTTGCCCCGACAGTTGCCGCCCTGTGCGCCTTGGCCAGCGGGCCGTCCCGGCTGACCGGCATCGGGCACTTGCGGGGCCACGAGACGGACCGGCTGGCCGCGCTTGTCACCGAAATCAACCGCCTCGGCGGTGATGCGGAGGAGACCAGCGACGGCCTCGTCATCCGTCCGGCAAAGCTGCACGCCGGCGTCGTCCATAGCTATGCGGACCACCGGATGGCAACCGCAGGTGCCATCCTTGGTCTGGCGGTGGAAGGCGTCCAGGTACAGGACATCGCCACTACCGCCAAGACCATGCCGGACTTCCCCCGCTTGTGGGCAGACATGCTGGCACAGGGCCAGTCCGCCGACAACGGGGCGGAAGGTTCGGACGTTGGCCCGCAGCACTGA
- the hisN gene encoding histidinol-phosphatase, translating to MIQSASSYNDDLRLAHVLADSVDDQTMSRFKALDLHVETKPDLTPVTDADKAAEEAIRGQLSRSRPRDAVLGEEFGSSGHGSRRWIIDPIDGTKNFVRGVPVWATLIALVDEGEPVVGVVSAPALGKRWWAAKGAGAYMGRSLAAATRLRVSDVSKLSDASLSYSSLGGWKERGSLDDFLGLTEDVWRTRAYGDFWSYCMVAEGSVDIACEPELNLYDMAALVPIVVEAGGRFTSLDGEDGPFGGNALATNSILHSEVLKRLNPDLDDLL from the coding sequence ATGATCCAATCCGCTTCGAGCTACAACGATGACCTGCGCCTGGCCCACGTGCTGGCCGATTCCGTGGATGACCAGACGATGAGCCGCTTCAAGGCCCTGGATTTGCACGTCGAGACCAAGCCGGACCTGACGCCGGTCACCGACGCGGACAAGGCCGCCGAGGAAGCCATCCGCGGCCAGCTGTCCCGTTCCCGGCCACGGGACGCCGTCCTGGGCGAGGAATTCGGCAGTTCCGGGCATGGATCCCGGCGCTGGATCATCGATCCCATCGACGGCACCAAGAACTTTGTCCGCGGCGTTCCCGTCTGGGCCACCCTGATTGCCCTGGTCGATGAAGGCGAACCCGTCGTTGGCGTGGTAAGCGCCCCTGCGCTGGGCAAACGCTGGTGGGCCGCCAAAGGTGCCGGGGCATACATGGGACGCTCCCTTGCTGCCGCCACCCGGCTCCGGGTATCTGACGTGTCGAAGCTTTCGGATGCCTCCCTCTCCTATTCCAGCCTCGGCGGATGGAAAGAACGCGGGAGCCTGGACGACTTCCTCGGCCTGACGGAGGACGTCTGGCGGACGCGCGCATACGGCGACTTCTGGTCCTACTGCATGGTGGCCGAGGGTTCCGTTGACATTGCCTGCGAGCCTGAGCTGAACCTCTACGACATGGCGGCCCTGGTCCCCATCGTGGTTGAAGCCGGCGGCAGGTTTACGTCCCTCGACGGCGAGGACGGCCCGTTCGGAGGCAACGCCCTGGCCACCAACTCGATCCTGCACTCCGAGGTTCTCAAGCGCCTCAACCCGGATCTGGACGACCTCCTCTAA
- a CDS encoding sigma-70 family RNA polymerase sigma factor produces MSTLDPAVEAMYEASGSEAKGSIDAQPVVGAGLDAEADSPEAESVELSVDVATETADERRVRFERDAMQYVDQLYSAAMRMARNPADAEDLVQEAYTKAFSAFHQYKPGTNLKAWLYRILTNTYINLYRKRQREPLQSNSDTIEDWQLARAESHTSSGLRSAEAEALDHLPDSDVKRALQDIPEEFRLAVYFADVEGFAYKEISDIMNTPIGTVMSRLHRGRKMLRDMLAEYAADRGFKAAVEPEDAAASTKQENRK; encoded by the coding sequence ATGAGTACCCTGGATCCGGCCGTTGAGGCCATGTATGAGGCCTCCGGAAGCGAAGCCAAAGGCAGTATCGACGCGCAGCCGGTCGTAGGCGCGGGACTCGATGCGGAGGCCGATTCTCCGGAAGCCGAATCTGTTGAGCTCTCCGTGGATGTGGCCACTGAGACTGCTGACGAGCGCCGCGTCCGTTTTGAGCGCGATGCCATGCAGTATGTGGACCAGCTGTATTCGGCTGCCATGCGCATGGCGCGCAACCCGGCTGACGCCGAGGACCTCGTCCAAGAGGCTTACACCAAGGCCTTTTCCGCGTTCCATCAGTACAAGCCGGGGACCAACCTCAAGGCATGGTTGTACCGGATCCTGACCAACACCTACATCAATCTGTACCGCAAACGGCAGCGCGAGCCGTTGCAGTCCAATTCGGACACCATCGAGGACTGGCAGCTGGCAAGGGCAGAGTCGCACACCTCAAGCGGCCTGCGGTCCGCGGAGGCAGAGGCGCTGGATCACCTTCCGGACTCCGACGTCAAGCGCGCGCTGCAGGACATTCCGGAGGAATTCCGTCTCGCCGTCTATTTTGCCGACGTCGAGGGCTTCGCGTATAAGGAAATTTCGGACATCATGAATACCCCTATCGGTACAGTGATGTCCCGGCTTCACCGCGGCCGGAAAATGTTGCGGGACATGCTGGCGGAGTATGCCGCCGATCGGGGATTCAAAGCCGCCGTCGAACCCGAGGACGCGGCCGCAAGTACAAAACAGGAGAACAGGAAATGA